The DNA window TCGGCTTTGCTTTTATCCAGTTCGTTTTGCAGAACCTGTTGTTGACGTAATTTACGGTTACCAAAACGCATCGCTACCGCACCGATGACGATACCGACCACCAAACCAATCAGCGCATACTCCCAGGTCATGATGACTCCTATTTTGACTTCGTTGTTCCGCAGGGATTTTTCATTTAATAATGTCCACTATAACCGTTAACCTTGTCCAAGTGGAATCCTGATGCGCTTTTGCCCGCGGCTCGGCGGGGCATGGTGGTTATCGCAGTGGCGATAACGGTGGCGATAACGGTGCGAAGCAGCGCCGATAAGCGCCGAAAATTGGCAAAATAAATATTAGCCGTAATTAGATTTCAAGATGTGGCGGAGGGCGGCATGCAGGCCGCAGCTTGAACGATAAAAGGGAAATAGGGAACAGATGCAGGCACAGTCACCGTTAGCACGTTACCAGCAGGCGCTGGCGGCGGGCGAGTATCAGCCCGACGAGGTTCAGCACCAGGCCGTTACCCGCCTGGAGGGGATTTACCATGAGTTGCTACAGCGTACGCCGGCCGCACCGGCACAGGCCGCCGGGCTGCGCGGCGCGCTCAGCCGCTGGCTGGGCAAGGGCGCCCCGGCGGTGGTAACCCGCCCGGCGCAGGGGCTGTACATGTGGGGCGGCGTCGGGCGTGGCAAAACCTGGCTGATGGATCTGTTTTTCCATAGCCTGCCGGGCGATCGCAAGCTGCGCCTGCATTTCCACCGTTTTATGCTGCGGGTTCATGAGGAACTGGCCGAGTTACAAGGGCATGAAAACCCGCTGGAGATCGTCGCCGACGGCTTTAAGGCGCAGGCCGACGTGTTGTGTTTCGATGAGTTTTTTGTCTCGGACATTACCGATGCCATGCTGCTGGCAACGCTGTTGCAGGCGCTGTTCGCCCGCGGCATTACGCTGGTGGCGACCTCGAACATCCCGCCCGACGATCTGTACCGCAACGGTTTGCAGCGCGCCCGTTTTCTGCCGGCGATCGCGTTGATCAATGAATTCTGTGAGGTGATGAACGTCGACGCGGGCATTGACTACCGGCTGCGTACGCTAACGCAGGCGCACCTGTATCTGGCGCCGTTGAACGCGCAAACGCGGCAGGAAATGGATCAAATGTTCCTGCGGCTGGCGGGCCGGCCTGGCGACGATGCCCCGGTGCTGACGATTAACCACCGCCCGTTACAGGCGATCCGCGCGGTAGATGGCGTGCTGGCGGTTGATTTCCATACCCTGTGCGAAGAGGCGCGCAGCCAGCTCGACTATATTGTGCTGTCGCGGCTGTACCATAGCGTTATGCTGTACAATGTGCAGATCATGGGCACGGAGGCGGAAAACACCGCGCGGCGCTTCCTGGCGTTGGTGGACGAATTCTATGAGCGCAACGTTAAGCTGGTGATCGCCGCGGCCGCGCCGATGGCGGAAATCTATCAGGGCACGCAGCTTAAGTTTGAATATCAACGCTGCCTGTCGCGCCTGCAAGAGATGCAGAGCGAAGCGTACCTGCAGCGCCCGCATTTGCCGTGATCGCATGCTGGGCCCGCTTCTCCGGGCCCGTTTCGGCGATAAATGCTTTTTCAATTCAAAAACTGTTCGATCTTTGCAAACGACTTCTCTATAATCTTGCGACCCCACGTTACAACAAAGTTTTTTTCCCAAAAACTTTATAGTGCCGGCAATGGCTATTCGAAGGGGTAGGTTTGCTGGACTTGATGGTCGTGTGAGCCTCAACTGTTTTCGAGCGTTTGGGTGTTCACCAACGTGTAACTAATTATTGGGTAAGCTTTTAATGAAAACTTTTACAGCTAAACCAGAAACCGTAAAACGCGACTGGTACGTTGTTGATGCGGACGGTAAAACTTTGGGCCGTCTCGCTACTGAACTGGCTCGTCGTCTGCGCGGCAAGCATAAAGCGGAATACACTCCGCACGTTGATACCGGTGATTACATCATCGTTCTGAACGCTGAAAAAGTTGCTGTAACCGGCAACAAGCGTAATGACAAAATGTACTACCACCACACCGGCCACATCGGTGGTATCAAAGAAGCGACCTTTGAAGAGATGATTGCCCGCCGTCCTGAGCGTGTGATTGAAATCGCGGTTAAAGGCATGCTGCCAAAGGGTCCGCTGGGTCGTGCAATGTTCCGTAAACTGAAAGTTTACGCGGGCACTGAGCACAATCATGCGGCACAGCAACCGCAAGTTCTGGACATTTAATCGGGATTAATGGCAATGGCTGAAAATCAATACTACGGCACTGGTCGCCGCAAAAGCTCCGCCGCTCGCGTCTTCATCAAGCCGGGCAACGGTAACATCGTTATCAACCAACGCAGCCTGGAACAGTACTTCGGTCGCGAAACTGCCCGCATGGTAGTTCGCCAGCCGCTGGAACTGGTTGACATGGTTGGTAAACTGGATCTGTACATCACCGTTAAAGGTGGTGGTATTTCCGGTCAGGCGGGCGCTATCCGTCACGGTATCACCCGTGCACTGATGGAGTACGATGAGACTCTGCGTTCTGAACTGCGTAAAGCTGGCTTCGTCACTCGTGATGCTCGTCAAGTTGAACGTAAGAAAGTCGGTCTGCGTAAAGCACGCCGTCGTCCGCAGTTCTCCAAGCGTTAATTTTTACTGCCCTGGCAGTATGGTTTACGCGAAAACCCGGTGTTTCACCGGGTTTTTTTATGCCTGGCATTCGGCGCGCACCGCCAGAATCGATGGCGGGCGAAACAATTCAGCACGAAATGGCCGCACGGCCCCCACAAAACAGACAAAATCTGGTAAACTATTATCCACTTTTGCGCCTGTTCGCCGAGCAGTTGCCGTCAGTTTACCTCCGAGGCCGGTTTCCCCAGACCCAAGGTTTATCTGCCAGCTGCTGGCCTGCGGTCAAGAACATTCAGGATAGCAGCCTGAAATACCCGCACTGGAAGTATGACGGGTATACCCGATAGATTTCACGTGCAGCAAAGGGCAAGCGAAAGCGCCACTGCAGTCTGAAAGCTGGCGGGGAGCGTTGGCTATTCGCAGTATTTTCTAAATAACTTGGAGGTTTTCATGGCTGTCGCTGCCAACAAACGTTCGGTAATGACGCTGTTTTCTGGCCCGACCGACATTTTTAGCCATCAAGTACGTATTGTACTGGCGGAAAAAGGTGTTAGCGTCGAGATCGAGCAGGTTGATCTGGATAACCTGCCGCAGGATCTGATTGACCTCAATCCCTACCAAACGGTGCCTACCCTGGTTGATCGCGAGCTCACTCTGTATGAGTCCCGCATCATTATGGAATACCTTGATGAGCGCTTCCCACACCCGCCGCTGATGCCGGTTTACCCCGTTGCGCGTGGTGAAAGCCGTTTGATGATGCTGCGCATTGAGAAAAACTGGTATTCGCTGATGTACAAAATCGAGCAGAGCAACGGCCAGGAGGCAGAATCCGCCCGCCGCCAACTGCGCGAAGAACTGCTGGCGATCGCCCCGATCTTCGG is part of the Gibbsiella quercinecans genome and encodes:
- the sspA gene encoding stringent starvation protein SspA — its product is MAVAANKRSVMTLFSGPTDIFSHQVRIVLAEKGVSVEIEQVDLDNLPQDLIDLNPYQTVPTLVDRELTLYESRIIMEYLDERFPHPPLMPVYPVARGESRLMMLRIEKNWYSLMYKIEQSNGQEAESARRQLREELLAIAPIFGQTPYFMSEEFSLVDCYLAPLLWRLPQLGIELSGTGSKELKGYMTRVFERDAFLASLTEAEREMRLQTRG
- the rplM gene encoding 50S ribosomal protein L13; this encodes MKTFTAKPETVKRDWYVVDADGKTLGRLATELARRLRGKHKAEYTPHVDTGDYIIVLNAEKVAVTGNKRNDKMYYHHTGHIGGIKEATFEEMIARRPERVIEIAVKGMLPKGPLGRAMFRKLKVYAGTEHNHAAQQPQVLDI
- the zapE gene encoding cell division protein ZapE, producing MQAQSPLARYQQALAAGEYQPDEVQHQAVTRLEGIYHELLQRTPAAPAQAAGLRGALSRWLGKGAPAVVTRPAQGLYMWGGVGRGKTWLMDLFFHSLPGDRKLRLHFHRFMLRVHEELAELQGHENPLEIVADGFKAQADVLCFDEFFVSDITDAMLLATLLQALFARGITLVATSNIPPDDLYRNGLQRARFLPAIALINEFCEVMNVDAGIDYRLRTLTQAHLYLAPLNAQTRQEMDQMFLRLAGRPGDDAPVLTINHRPLQAIRAVDGVLAVDFHTLCEEARSQLDYIVLSRLYHSVMLYNVQIMGTEAENTARRFLALVDEFYERNVKLVIAAAAPMAEIYQGTQLKFEYQRCLSRLQEMQSEAYLQRPHLP
- the rpsI gene encoding 30S ribosomal protein S9, which produces MAENQYYGTGRRKSSAARVFIKPGNGNIVINQRSLEQYFGRETARMVVRQPLELVDMVGKLDLYITVKGGGISGQAGAIRHGITRALMEYDETLRSELRKAGFVTRDARQVERKKVGLRKARRRPQFSKR